The sequence GCTAGGAGCTAGCAGCTAATAGCTAGTAGCTAGTAGGCTGCTGTTGGAGAGGGCGTGACTGGGCGTGTGGCGTGTCGTAATTCAGGAGTCACcgacctttctgaaactgtgagctacttcataggtattGAATAATCTGAAGGTTTACCaatttgaaaagcactttttaaataacaaatgttcatagtttcactttaattagcctgtaagataataaggaaggctaacagtaacttaaaaagctaggaaatgttgaggttccaacatgaaacattttatttctcctcatttctgcaattttttcattttcatgaatttttttatagaaaatctcccttgattttatatatatatatatatcatgtttttatatatgtaacataccactgaccatcagtgttgggcggtaacgcATTACTTGTAacttgacagtaactagtactttaacgcaatatttttttaaagaaataacgccatgaccgttacaatatggtgcgtttgtctgtTACTTTGAAGAAGAGAGGAGACTCTACTCACTGGCAATGGTAAACATGTGAGTCTCTGACTTTGTGATGTTGGTCACTGAATTTCTGGCGTCACAAATGTAGGAACCTTCGTGTTCGTCAGTTGCAGAGAAGGTCAGGACGGATCCATTACTGATAGGGTTGGAGTGGTCGTCTAAGTACCAGTAATATGTGCTCTCTGGTCGAGAGACAGCAGAACAACTCAGAGTCACGGAGGAGTTCTCAACAGCTGATTCCGGACCAGAGATGGACACATCCAGAGGGCCAACTGCAAACAGAAGGAGAAactaatcagaaataaatagcCTATGATTGTTAGCGCTTGTAAACTTTATGTTCCATAATATGTAGAACCTAGAGAATATGAGATTGAGCtagatttttagttaaaatacaaatgatgacGCTCGATATGGTCAGAGATAGCAGTTAGCATATAGGTAACACCTACACTTGTCACTGCCCTTATACATGTACGGTGGAATAGGTGTTGTGTGAaatgttttatggttttatggAAATGTGTATGGTAAGTTTAGATAcatattacaatttcaattagcAGTCACTTTTGTCCAAAGCAACTTTACACACAAGCAAGAATTTAGACTGGAGGAAAAACCCTTAGTAAGTGCAACAAGTAATTCAAGTTTGCCTGCAGGTGCCGCCATTTCGATACATGCTCCTCaaactttgactttttttcttgttccttttcttttaatgtgaagCACTTTGGGTTGCATAAAAAGTgttatataaatacagttttgattgatttgattcattgatttagAGTGTTTTCACCTTTGGGGTCAGGAATTGATCATTCTGCCCCTCACTGAGATGGTCAAAAAGATTATCTTATAGATGAAAATGAACTTTTACTCAAGTGGTTTATTATTTCTAGGCATGTTCAGGTCCAGGTAAAATCATTTATTAAGaggaaatacacacatttaaagtcagacagaaataagaaaacaatGGTGTTCCTAAATACTCACAGTTAACCAGGAGGACGTAATCAGGACTCTTCTGATGACTGAACTGATTTTTAGCAACACAACGATATGCTCCATCGCTCTCCATCATCAAAGGGGTGAGGTGTAGCTTGTTGTTTTCAATGTGATAGTACAGATGGGAGGTCATGTTTGGGTCATTGGTGCTGTTCATGTGGGTGGTGTTCAAGTGGGTGGTGTTCAAGTGGGTGGCGTACACGTAGGTGGTGTTCATGTAGGTGGTGTTCATGTGGGTTGTGTTCATGTGGGTGGTGTTCATGTGAGTGGTGTTCATGTAGTGGGTGTTCATGTGGGTTGTGTTCATGTAGGTGGTGTTCATGTGAGTGGTGTTCATGTAGTGGGTGTTCATGTGGGTTGTGTTCATGTGGGTGGTGTTCATGTATTTGGTGTTCATGTGGGTGGTGTTCATGTGAGTAGTGTTCATGTAGTGGGTGTTCATGTGAGTGGTGTTCATGTAGTGGGTGTTCAAGTGGGTGGTGTTCATGTGGGTGGTGTTCATGTGAGTTGTATTCATGTGGGTTGTATTCATGTGGGTGTTGCTCATGTGGGTGGTGTTCATGTGGGTGGTGTTCATATCGTCAGAGCCCATAAGGAGAGTGCTGTTGTCTTTCATCCAATAGATGGTGTCGTAGGGTCCAACAACGTCACATATGAGGGTGAAGTTTTCATGTAATATGGGGATTGAGTTGGTGCGGATCCTCACTGACTCAATGGCCTCTGGAAACAGAGTTAGTCAGAAGAATAACATTTAAGTTGTGCACAAAATGTCAgataatcagataaagacatattgtaggcctcataggtaaataaatcaaatatgatTTTCTCAACAAAaggatgtaaaaggttgaaattgccaaaGTTTTCTTTGATCGTCATTGTAAAGACATATTtcaacacattgcattgtgggatttgccgtgttttcacttcattcataccctgatttcttgtgtttgccccccaaaactctgccaaagtgacttcacCACACTTTTCAGGTGTTTTCACAAATTGAAAGTTGTGGCAGAACAAtagtggatgtttattttggagcATACACGAAAAGGTCAGAATCCGTCTGAAGTTTATTGTCTATCACGTGGAATATCGGCAACAAACTACCTTagaccaaaaatggtgtcaagcaaatTACTATCTTCCATGTATGGCAAAGAAACACcagatcccacaatgcaatgcgcagaacttttttgaaaatggagatcaaaacaaacattcaagcagcaatttcaaccttttacatcatCTTACCGAGTAAATAAGCTTTGATTATTGATctctgaggcctacactatttaattatctgataaaaaaaattatctccaGGAGCTTTAATATTTCTCCAAAAACATTAgaattcatgttcaattacatgcTTAACCAGAGCTACTAATAGCCAAGACatgacttaaaggggacatattgtgaaaaatccactttggcagtgtttttgaaaacatactgtatgaggtaacttgagtatcacaaaatgtgaaataaacccatcgagtcatttgtttttggtctgtgtaagtcttacaacacagagaaaagtgctccTATTGAAATTTTCTCAGTCTGTGACGTCACAGGCTGAATTTGCTGTGTTGTCGCCCGTGGAAGAGAGGGGCGGGGGGAAGGGGATGAAAacggagcgctctgaaagagcTGGTTTATACAGGGTCATAAACCTCCCCTTTTGCTTGattcatgttgtgttttgaccaaaccccagcacagacatatcatttagaccacaggggagtgttttaaaaggtgaaaaccGAGTATAATTTGTCccctttaatgtaaaaaaataaaagaaaagaccCTACTAATCACCATAATTGTGTTTTCTCACCAAAGACTGTGAGGGTCTTGGTGATGTTGCTCTTTTCTCCTGTCACGTTGTTGTGGGCCACACAGGTGTATTCACCGCTCATGTTTAAAGTCAGATTGTAAATCACAAGGTGTGACGTGTTAGCGATTACAGACTTCTTGTACATCCAGGTATAAGTGCTGGGAGGCACCGACATGCTGGAGCAGTTAAAGACTACATGACTTCCTGTTTTAGCTTGTGTGGGCCCATGGATGACTGGTGTTTCTGGTCCAACTGCAAAAGTAAAAGAGAAAGTTGATTTTACGATTCTCAGGAACATAATGGATGATAACAACAATGTGCATTCAAAATCAACGTTGTTTGTTGTCTGCCATGATTAGCATTAGAGTCCCTTTCACACAAACAATGTTCTGGGGTGGTTTGGTTTGAAATCTGCCCTTTCATGTGGTTCTTCCAGTAACTacgtgttttattgtttttgcttgACTTCACCATAGAAATAAACAGGAGAATGGACATGACCCCCATAACAACGGCTCCACTTCAGCCACTATTTAACGCTGGGATAAGTACACACTGCAGCCTGCTTCTGTCCATGTAAATAATCAGGACAACTATATAATCtctatacattaaaaaaaacacttgcgCCATATTCATAGATAGAAGACAAtagtaaaattaaaattaaaataacatttaggaataatacaataaaatgaaaaatatactaTACACTTTTTATTTACTCTTACTTTATTTACTAGTGTCTTAGGCTTAATGGATCTCCCCTTTattgaatgaaaataaagttattttagtcgactaaatctttGGATAGATGTGAACAACTGAGAGCATCCATCCCCtaattcagttaatcatccagcaTATAATGttccatgcttcccattggttagagttagtCTGTTATTAAACCACTGCAACACTCCTACAAGTTTCCACACGCTTTGCCTCGCAACCCACCCCCTCCCCAGcccctcctcttctgtctaataAGACAGATGTTGGATGTTCCAGGGGGTTcagggggtcctgctgaccgctctctctgcttatgccctttcatgtagctcatggaagagcGAGTCAGAGCTCACTGTGCTTTGGGCTGTCTGCACAGCTGCACGGAAGGGCAGAGAGGTCCCAAAACAGACCTTTACCGCCAAATTTcaaactgtaaataaaactgGTGATGATGTTGTTATCCCAACACTTAGTTCAAAAAATGAGTGAGTGTTCAAATACTTACAGTTAACATGGACTGTATGGGAGTTGCTTGTCATCTCACTCACAGCATTGGAAGCGAGACACTGGTAATCTCCACTATGTGAGTGTTGAACTGGGTTGAAAGTCAGAGTCTTATTGTTTGGGCCAAATTCTGTTGTATTGTCTGCATAAACAAGACTTCCGTTCTTGAACCACTGAATGGTTTCATTAGGTCCACTCACTGCACAATGCTGCGTGAACGAGTCATGAAGTATTGCCGGTTCAGTTACGGTTATTTCAACTGAAGTTATTGGATCTAAAAGAGGATGAAAACAAGCAAATAACTGTGATCTTTGAGCATGAGGAACAGAAGGAAATTTAGTTAATGTTTCATGTGGATTAATCCTTTATGCTGCATTATTATACACTCTAAATATGATATTTGATTAGATACTGTATGTCACAACACTGTGTAGGGCAATATAATTACAAAACATTATGGTAAAAGGcatgagaaaaaatataataaaatacagtGACTATGACTGAATGATCTAATATGcatatttaaaatgttctaAAGCAACTCACGAACATTTTTTACTCTAATGCACGCATAATAAACTCCTATTGATTAGTTATTCGACTAATGTTTTAATACTAATTTGGTGCTTTCAAAACTTTGATCAGCAGGATCAGTTCTTCTTTAAGGTTTTTCAGTTATTGCTaattttactatatatatattctattgtTTCAATCATTTCAAACATCTGACTCCTTCTGTTCATGTTCCTAAAGCATGTTTTCAGAAATGCACTTTtgtttaaagagtaactcaTCCCCAAGGTTTTGGCTGAGatggaaaagtaaaaaaatgccttgattatgggcgggccCCTGgaacagttaagacacgcccattcTATACCATAAAATCTCGAAAatacaatctatgctatgctaactatgtactcaatactcactaagCTTCTCTTTTCACAGTTATCTAATTCTAACCTACACACCACAGATAGCAGAGTCCACTAGTTTTTATGGGAAGGGCGGAGCTAGCAGTGGTGGTTAATGATGTCACAACTCACAATTCCCAGCCAATAGCGAAATTAAATTGTAGTAGTGGGGCTTTAACCCATAGGGGGCAGTCACTatttcatttttacaacaaaatatgccaaattgactttgatactttgattaaaatgtcaaTAATTGGACAACAATCAATCACCAATACTACTTCATACTCACATACATGTGTAGCAGAATCAAGTGGTTTGGGGGGGAATGCGGAGAAGGTTGCGGAATCTGTAACTGCATTACTTTTAGCTCGATTCCATTAGTGATTATTATTAGAGACGCACAGTTTTCTAGAACTGAACCTTTAAAAACAGTTAAGTTTGTAAATTTGCGCTGAAATGTGGGCTAATACAATTTTGTTGTGGTTCTTATTGTGCTTTAGTATCAGATGGCACATTGGAATGATGAGGGGCAGCAAATGGTATTTTCTGTAAAACTGCATCTTGATAATGATTGATCAAAAATACACGGATGAAGGAATACAGCTTGTTTTATAATTCATAATGAAGTTGTAACTGCTTCAACCACATGAATCCAAGCTTACCGATGGCTGAGATGAATATATTCACACTGTTGTACCTTCCTGTGACCGTGTTGTGAAGCAGGCATTGGTAAACTCCTGAATGGCTTAGTGTGAGGTTTTCTAATGTCAGCTCTTTGCCAGAGTGATTCAAAGGTGCTCCGTTAAATATCCACTGGATGATTGCTGGAGGTCTGGACTCAGCTGAGCAGGACAGTGTGATGTTTGATCCCGTCTGGTGATGATTTTCATTGGTAGATGAGACTGTCAGTGTTACATTGCTCGGGCCATCTGATgacacaacagaaacacatttagTTGCCAATGTTGTGAATAAAATCTATTCATGAATATTACACATATTATATTTTGAGGTTCAAACTTACAGCTGACATTGAGATATACAGGCTGACTGGCTTCATGGTTGAGACCATTGGACACGTTGCAGATGTAGGACCCCCCATCAAAGCGGGTCACGTTATTTATGGTGAGACTAACATTACCGTCACTGAGTTCTACATTTCCACCTGCTGTGATCATGGAGTCGTCCTTCAGCCATTTATAAGACAGCGATGTGCCTTTGGACACGGAGCACATCAAAACTGCTGTGTCATTGTGCTCTACCAGGTCTATGGCATTTGCCCGCAGGCTTACGTTTGACACCGGCACTGTGTGGGG is a genomic window of Gouania willdenowi chromosome 16, fGouWil2.1, whole genome shotgun sequence containing:
- the ceacam1 gene encoding carcinoembryonic antigen-related cell adhesion molecule 1, with protein sequence MEKKVEWTSAAVLLLLLQGFLVCDAVEIQASSNPSAVGQTLTLSLSPTPTLKSGSWAVGESLILNWLGTQQAVFPSHINRVSVNGVTGALTLNSTKVTDSGVYIVQSNDPQLRASISISVLESVSKVTLSMNKTDLMEWSGSAVIKCSVSSGTSLSFLWMNGTSEVTTGDRVELTDGNSTLTIANVSRYDQGPFRCFVSNAVSSGSSDPVNISVSYGPDNMGFTVNGQDTTTSFVVGSNLTMLCSAQSSPPALLQWASRGNLTDVTGPLLELVHVTEDQSGLYSCLASNNHTKIFNNVTKSIEIKSSISRCDQHAGNVFLLLLLLLVGIVSSLPEHLLGVFGYCKHSQGKGKTNICSIEGCNHTLLSYLNLPKSQSNPVREGREKFLTEEKLKGRMESSFVLVLTVLTTTLLGRSSSQALRASENPVPVGNNVTLHSTTTVTNGFWLYDGQWIVFISSALPMINEPWSTRVEYNKTTSSLILRSVTLEDSGLYSLQGVTNNHRADLTLSVQVPVSNVSLRANAIDLVEHNDTAVLMCSVSKGTSLSYKWLKDDSMITAGGNVELSDGNVSLTINNVTRFDGGSYICNVSNGLNHEASQPVYLNVSYGPSNVTLTVSSTNENHHQTGSNITLSCSAESRPPAIIQWIFNGAPLNHSGKELTLENLTLSHSGVYQCLLHNTVTGRYNSVNIFISAIDPITSVEITVTEPAILHDSFTQHCAVSGPNETIQWFKNGSLVYADNTTEFGPNNKTLTFNPVQHSHSGDYQCLASNAVSEMTSNSHTVHVNFGPETPVIHGPTQAKTGSHVVFNCSSMSVPPSTYTWMYKKSVIANTSHLVIYNLTLNMSGEYTCVAHNNVTGEKSNITKTLTVFEAIESVRIRTNSIPILHENFTLICDVVGPYDTIYWMKDNSTLLMGSDDMNTTHMNTTHMSNTHMNTTHMNTTHMNTTHMNTTHLNTHYMNTTHMNTHYMNTTHMNTTHMNTKYMNTTHMNTTHMNTHYMNTTHMNTTYMNTTHMNTHYMNTTHMNTTHMNTTHMNTTYMNTTYVYATHLNTTHLNTTHMNSTNDPNMTSHLYYHIENNKLHLTPLMMESDGAYRCVAKNQFSHQKSPDYVLLVNFGPLDVSISGPESAVENSSVTLSCSAVSRPESTYYWYLDDHSNPISNGSVLTFSATDEHEGSYICDARNSVTNITKSETHMFTIATSIIHLPSQAGVMLTTLFGLIATRLFY